A stretch of the Capsicum annuum cultivar UCD-10X-F1 chromosome 10, UCD10Xv1.1, whole genome shotgun sequence genome encodes the following:
- the LOC107845515 gene encoding peroxisomal and mitochondrial division factor 2: MADENAANGDVFDDAVEIEGEEDSDAALRTAPLTQKIAALEQENNQLFGENQVIKEKMEKSKHSIEEIQNEKAELQKKMKKFESEIKSLGSVAARAAELEGEQSRLQHDLITTMNDLEESNSELSKLKLALEGLKSSENEKSVKLSAIESERNLLLVKVNKLEASEKDQRAEVEGKEKEIRGLKKKIEDLQATVMNNEAWKKEKEALRMVKDELEKRLMEMTGRVTELEEKETLITERDVDSNVNGFPAEDEVKSLGGKVDLLVVAASSVAVAGILCYLRYARKP; the protein is encoded by the coding sequence ATGGCGGATGAGAATGCTGCCAATGGGGATGTTTTTGATGATGCAGTGGAGATCGAAGGAGAGGAAGATTCCGATGCTGCATTGAGAACCGCTCCACTGACTCAAAAGATAGCTGCTTTAGAGCAAGAGAATAATCAACTTTTTGGTGAGAACCAAGTCATCAAAGAGAAGATGGAGAAATCTAAGCACTCGATTGAGGAAATCCAGAATGAAAAGGCCGAGTtgcagaagaagatgaagaagtttgAGTCAGAGATTAAGTCTTTAGGATCGGTAGCTGCCCGAGCAGCAGAACTTGAGGGTGAACAATCTCGTCTACAGCATGATCTCATAACTACAATGAATGATCTAGAAGAATCTAATTCTGAGCTATCGAAACTGAAGTTAGCTCTTGAGGGGTTAAAGAGTAGTGAGAATGAAAAGAGCGTGAAATTGAGTGCTATCGAGAGTGAAAGGAACTTGTTATTGGTGAAAGTCAATAAACTGGAAGCTAGTGAAAAAGATCAGAGAGCTGAAGTAgaaggaaaggaaaaagaaattagAGGTCTAAAGAAAAAGATCGAGGATTTACAAGCTACCGTGATGAACAACGAGGCGTGGAAAAAGGAGAAGGAGGCGCTTCGCATGGTGAAAGATGAGTTGGAGAAGAGGTTAATGGAGATGACAGGTAGAGTGACCGAGTTGGAGGAGAAGGAAACATTAATTACTGAAAGAGACGTTGACAGCAATGTCAATGGTTTTCCAGCGGAGGATGAGGTTAAATCTCTCGGTGGCAAAGTAGACTTACTAGTGGTGGCTGCATCTTCAGTTGCTGTGGCAGGCATTTTGTGCTATCTTCGATATGCAAGAAAACCATAA